A stretch of DNA from Myxococcota bacterium:
GGTTCGCAGAAGACCGACTACTCGGAACACCTGGATTCCGATGAGTTGATCCTCGTCGTGCGCGGCCTGATCGATCAGCAGCACGTGGCGATGGTCGAGAAGCTGCAAGCCGGCGGCTTCGACGACGTGATCGCCGAGCGTCTCGGGGAAACGGCCGCGGAAGCCGGGTTCGCCGCGCCGAGCGAGGTGTCGAAGCCCGACACCGAGCCCGAGCTCGATGGGCCGCTGCCGCCTCCCCAGCAGACCGAGGCCGACACAGAGGTGGATCACGCCGAGCGTCCCCAGGCCGGCTTCGGAAGTGCCGAACCCCAGCGTGGTTTCGGTGAAGGGATCATGGGCGCCGAGAAGCCGCTCGACGAGGTGATCCTCGACTACCTCGCCGAGAAGGCACGCGCGCGCGGTCCGGAGCGCGACTCGGCTGCCGCGCGCAAGATCCGCTCGGGAGGGTGAAGGCCGCGCTGCAACGCTTCTGGGGCGGGCGCGGCCAGGCCGAGCCCCGCGCCGGCATGGGCGAAGCGGCAGCGCAGCTCTTCCACGTCTCGAAGTCCTACGTCGCCGGCAGCTACGCGCTGCGCGACGTCACCCTCGAGTTCGCGCGCGGCGAGTTCGTGTTCCTGACCGGGCCGAGCGGCGCCGGCAAGACCTCGCTGCTGCGCCTGGTGTTCGCAGAGGAGCGCCCCAGCGAAGGGCAGATCGTCGTCCTCGGGCGCAACGCTTCACGCTTGTCGCCGCGTTCGGTGCCCGCCCTGCGGCGCCGCATCGGCGTGGTCTTCCAGGACTTCAAGCTGCTGTCCCGGCGCACGGTCGAAGAGAACGTCGCGGTGGCGCTCGATGTCGTGGGCGTCCCGCGTCGCGCGGCCCGAGCGCGCGTGTTCTCGGTGTTGAAACAGGTAGGGCTGCATCACCGCCGCTATCAGAACCCGCTGTCGCTCTCGGGTGGCGAGCAGCAGCGCGTGGCGATCGCGCGCGCGCTGGTCAACGAGCCCGACATCCTGCTCGCAGACGAGCCCACGGGAAACCTCGACCCCGATCTGACCCTCGAGATCATGGACCTGATCGCGAGCACCGCGACGCGCGGGACCGCCGTGATCGTGGCCACCCACGACCACAGCGTGTTGCAGCGCTATCGCAAGCGCACGATTCGCCTCGAGGGTGGCAAGATCGTCGACGACCGCCCCGCGGCCGGGATCTCACCGTGATCGCCCCTCTGGGCCGCGCCGTCTATTTCCTGCGCACTGCGCTGCGCGGGTTGGCGGCGACGCCGGGGACGGCGGTCACGGCGACGCTCACGATCGCCGTGGCGCTGCTCCTGATCGGTGTGTTCGCGCTGCTCCTGCTCAACATGCAGCGACTGGTGACGGACTTCGGCGAAGCGCTGCAGGTCACTGCCTTTCTCGAGCCCGGGCTCGAGGCGAAGGAGCGAGATGCGTTGTTGGCGAAGGCGAACGCGCTCGACGGTGTCGAGCGTGCGCGGCTCGTCACCGAGGACGAAGCGCTCGAGCGCTTTCGCAGCGGGGTCGGGCGCGGCTTCGATCTGCTCGAGGGACTGGAGTCGAATCCGCTTCCCGCGTCCCTCGAGCTGACGCTCGCGTCGGAGCTGCGCTCGGCGGCGGGCATGGAGCAGATCGCCGAGACGGTGCGTGGCTGGCCCGGGGTCTCCGAGTTAGGGAACAGCGGCGCCTGGGTCGAGGGCTATGTGCGCGCGATCGGCCTGGTGCGTGGCGTCGCGATCGGGCTCGGAGGCATCCTGGCCCTGGCCACGCTCTTGATCGTCGCCAACACGATCCGCCTGGCCGTGGTCTCGCGGCGCAATGAGCTCGAGATCCTGGCGCTGGTGGGTGCGTCACGTGGCTTCGTGAACACCCCGTTCCTGATCGAGGGCGCGTTGCAGGGTCTGTGCGGCGGATTGCTCGCATGGGCCACGCTGTACGGCCTGTTCCGCCTGGTGCTGCCGAGCTTCGAGTTCGGGCTCGCGCTGCTGCTGGGAGGCGAGTCGCCCCGCTTCTTCGAGGGCAGCGAGGCGGCGGGGCTCTGGGCCGGCGGCATGTTGCTCGGGCTGATCGGTTCCTCGCTGGCCGTGACCGCCGAGGGTCGACGGTGAAGCGCGCCACCCGCGCCATGGGGGTGGGACTGGCCGTCCTGGTGGTGGCGACTTCACTCGGCGCCGAGACTGATCTCGAGCGGCTGCGCGGTGCGATCGACGCGAGTCGCGACCGCGTCGCGGCGTTCGAAAGCGAGGAGCGCGGTCTGCTCGAAGCGATCGAGGCGATCGACGAGAGCGCGGAGCTGCTGCGCGTGGAGGCGCGCCGCGCGAAGCAACAGGCGCAGGACATGCAGGAGGCGCTCGGCGCGGCAGAGTCCAACGCGGCGGACGTGCTGGCGCGGCTGGCGAAGCTCGAGGCGTCGCTCTCGTCGCGCGCCGTGGCGCTCTACCGCGCGGGCGAGCTCGGTGCGGTCCGCATGCTGTTCGGGTCGAGGGATCTCGAGCAGTTCTTCAGCCGCGTGCAGACCCTGCGCTTCCTGGTCGAACACGACAGCGCGCTGATCGCGGCGCACCGCGAGGAATCGCGCGCCCTGCTCGAAGCCCGGCGCCGCGTGGCCGAAGCGAGTGAAGACGCACGGCTCGCCGAAGAGACGCTGGCCGAGCGCACCGCGGCATTGGCGACCGAGCGTGAGCGCAAACGCGAACTCGCGCGTCAGCTGTCGCGCAATCGGGCGCTCGAGCGTTCTGCACTCGGCGAACTCGAGGTCGCCGCGCGCGCGCTCGAGGAGACCGTCTCCGCGTGGGGGGAGCGCACCCAGGCCGCAGTGCCGGTCGTCGACGGGCCGGCCTTCACGAGCCTGGCGGGGAAGCTCCCCGACCCGGTCCGAGGCAAGCTGGCCGGGCGCTTCGGCAAAGTGGTGGACCGGGCGTCGCGAACCGCGACCTTTCGCAAGGGTGTGCGCTGGAGCGCCGCGCGTGGCACGCCGGTGCACGCAGTGGCCGCCGGACGCGTCCGTTTCGCCGGGCGCTTTCGCGGCTATGGGAACGTCGTGATCCTCGACCACGGGGAGGACCACTTCACCGTCTCGGCGCATCTGGACGAGGTGGCGGTCGGCCTGGGCGAGAACGTCGCGGCCCGGGAGCGGATCGGCGCGGTAGGAGACAGCGGGTCTCTGGACGGGACCCAGCTCTATTTCGAGGTACGCCGCGGGGCCGAGGCGCTGGACCCGGCCAGCTGGCTGCGCGCGCTCGGCGGGCGCCGGGCCAAGCGGTAGACTGGGTCCCAGCGTCAAGGCGCCGGCCTGGCAGACCGAAGACATCACAAAAGGTCGCCGTTTCGTCGCCTTGGCCGAGGTGTTTGCACCCAGCGCGAAGCGCGCGTGACCGTCCGCACGACCGGGAGATCCAGAACGCCCATGCAACCCCAGCGCCTCCGGTTCCTCTTGACCTTCCTCGCCGGAGTGATCGCGTCCGCAGGCGGGCTCACCGTCGTCGCGGGTTTCACGAACGTGGCCGCCGCCACCCGCTACGACGATCTCGGGCTCTTCACGAACGTCTTGAACCTGGTGCGACGCAACTACGTCGAGCCGGTCGACGAGAGCTCGCTCCTGCGCGGCGCAGTGCGGGGCATGCTCGCCGAGCTCGACCCCCACTCCTCTTTCCTCGACACCGAGGCCTACCGCGAGATGCAGGTGGATACGCGCGGCGAGTTCCACGGCCTCGGCATCGAGATCAGCAAGCGCCGCGACGGCTTCATCGAGGTGGTCGCGCCGATCGAGGGAACGCCGGCTTTCAACGCGGGCATCCGTGCCCGCGACAACATCGTCGCGATCTGCCCGACCGAAGTCCCGGACGACTGGACCGAGGACTGCCGCAGCAGCAAGACGATGACCCTCTTCGAGGCGGTGCAGCTGATGCGCGGGAAGCGCGGTACGGAGATCACGATCGAGATCTTCCGCGACGGCTTCGAAGAGCCGAAGCCCTTCAAGATCCGCCGCGACGTCGTCAAGATCCAGTCGGTCTCCGGGCGGATGGTCGAGCCCGGCTA
This window harbors:
- a CDS encoding permease-like cell division protein FtsX → MIAPLGRAVYFLRTALRGLAATPGTAVTATLTIAVALLLIGVFALLLLNMQRLVTDFGEALQVTAFLEPGLEAKERDALLAKANALDGVERARLVTEDEALERFRSGVGRGFDLLEGLESNPLPASLELTLASELRSAAGMEQIAETVRGWPGVSELGNSGAWVEGYVRAIGLVRGVAIGLGGILALATLLIVANTIRLAVVSRRNELEILALVGASRGFVNTPFLIEGALQGLCGGLLAWATLYGLFRLVLPSFEFGLALLLGGESPRFFEGSEAAGLWAGGMLLGLIGSSLAVTAEGRR
- the ftsE gene encoding cell division ATP-binding protein FtsE, which gives rise to MGEAAAQLFHVSKSYVAGSYALRDVTLEFARGEFVFLTGPSGAGKTSLLRLVFAEERPSEGQIVVLGRNASRLSPRSVPALRRRIGVVFQDFKLLSRRTVEENVAVALDVVGVPRRAARARVFSVLKQVGLHHRRYQNPLSLSGGEQQRVAIARALVNEPDILLADEPTGNLDPDLTLEIMDLIASTATRGTAVIVATHDHSVLQRYRKRTIRLEGGKIVDDRPAAGISP
- a CDS encoding peptidoglycan DD-metalloendopeptidase family protein, with amino-acid sequence MKRATRAMGVGLAVLVVATSLGAETDLERLRGAIDASRDRVAAFESEERGLLEAIEAIDESAELLRVEARRAKQQAQDMQEALGAAESNAADVLARLAKLEASLSSRAVALYRAGELGAVRMLFGSRDLEQFFSRVQTLRFLVEHDSALIAAHREESRALLEARRRVAEASEDARLAEETLAERTAALATERERKRELARQLSRNRALERSALGELEVAARALEETVSAWGERTQAAVPVVDGPAFTSLAGKLPDPVRGKLAGRFGKVVDRASRTATFRKGVRWSAARGTPVHAVAAGRVRFAGRFRGYGNVVILDHGEDHFTVSAHLDEVAVGLGENVAARERIGAVGDSGSLDGTQLYFEVRRGAEALDPASWLRALGGRRAKR